Part of the Thermodesulfobacteriota bacterium genome, CTACAAACTGTACGGAAACCCCCGCAGCGAAAACGAGGCAGTCAAGATCGCGTCGGCCATACTCGATATACACTGGGTGAAGGGATTCGGGCTTTCCCTGACCCCGTCTTCGTTCTCCGGCTGCCGCGGCTACGGGGAGATAGTATCCGGAATCTTCCGGGAATGGGCCCGGATGGAGGGCAAGCCGCGCTGGGGAGACAAGACCCCCCAGTACGTTACCGACATCCCGGCGCTCGTCGAGATATTCCCCGGCTGCAAGATAATACATATATACCGCGACGGGAGAGACGTCGCCCTCTCTTTAATGAGCACATGGTTCGGCTCGGGGAACGTGTATTCGGCTGCCCGGGCATGGAAGCACATGATGGAGAAGGGGCTGCGCGACGGGCACAGGGCAGGCCCGGAGAGATACCTGGAGATCAGGTACGAGACCCTTATCGAAAGGCCGCGTGAGACAATGGAAAAAGTATGCGAGTTCATAGGCGAGCCTTTTAGCGAAGCCGTTCTCGCCCCCAGTTTTATAGAAAGCGAGGTCAAGCGCAACAGGCCCGGCGGGTACGGGACGAAGACCAAAATATTGAAAGGCAACCACGGCAAATGGAGGAATCGAATGTCCGAAGCCGACCGGTCAGTGTTCGAATCGATGGCCGGGGATTTACTCGATGAGCTGGGATACGAGACGGAGGGGCGTGCCCGTAGAATAGCTGCTCACGAAAAGCTTTTCTGGACGGCGCAGGATTACTGCAAATTTATATGGGGACGGAGAAACAGGATTGCGGCCAGGGGATGGCTCAGAAGCGAGCTTTTTCTCAGGTGGGCGGATTTAATGGGCAGCCCCAGGCAAAAGGACGGGCAATAAATTTCGGCCCGGTGTTAATAAGTCGGGAGCGGCGAGATATAATAGAACCGTGGCTGAATCCAGAAAGACAGGGCACCTCCTTACAGAGCGCGTTAATCCCCGGACGGAAAAGCTCGACGAGCTTCCGGCGCTCGGAATCGTCGAATCGATCATCTCCGAAGACGGCACCATAGTTTCGGCGATCGAAAAGGAGAAGGAGAATATAGCGCGCGCAGTCGAGCTCATCACGGAGAGGCTCGGACGCGGAGGACGCCTCGTTTTTATAGGCGCAGGCACCAGCGGACGCCTCGGAGTGATCGAGGCCGCCGAGTGCCCGCCCACGTTCGGCACGGACCCCGACACGATACTTGGGATAATCGCCGGCGGCCGGAAGGCCGTGTGGAGGTCGGCCGAGGGGGCCGAGGATTCCTCCGAAGAAGCGCGGAAGAAACTCGAGCGTATAGACCTTAAAAAGAAAGACGTGCTCGTCGGCATAGCCGCGAGCGGCGGCACTCCATTTGTCGAAGGCGCTCTCGCGTACGCGCAGAAAAAAGGGAGCGGCCGCATACTCGTCACCTGTAATCCTGTCGAAACGATCGTGCCCGAGGTCGTAATATCCCTACTCGTCGGCCCCGAGGTGATTACGGGCTCGACGCGTATGAAGGCCGGGACGGCGACGAAGATGGTGCTAAACATGTTAACGACGGCCTCGATGGTAAGACTCGGAAAGACGTACGGGAATCTCATGGTGGACGTTAGGGCGGGGTCGGCAAAGCTCCGGGACAGGGCGAAGCGGCTCGTCGTGATGATAACGGGCGTCGGCGAGGAAAGGGCCGCCGAGCTCCTCCATGGCTCGAAGTGGGACGTAAAGGCGGCAATCGTAATGGGGATAAAGAACGCGGACTATAAAAAAGCAAGGAAGCTCTTGAAGGAGCACGGGGGATTCCTCCGGGCCGTGATAGGCCAGGCACGAAAATGATAAAGGACCTGATGCTGCTGTTCAGAAAGAAGGAGAGGGTCGTGACAGGCCTCATCTCCGGGACGTCGATGGACGGCATAGACGCGGCCCTCGTAAGGATCAGGGGCAAAGGCGCCGGTACGGAAATCGAGCTCCTCGAATTCACGTGCGTGCCGTACACGCCCGAAATCACCGCGAGGCTCGGACGACTCCGGCAGGGATGCACGCCCGGCGATATCTCTGAGCTCAATTTCCTCGTAGGGGAGGCGTTCGCCGGGGCCGCTCTGGCCGTTATGGAAAAGGCCGGGCTCGCACCGAACGACGTGGACCTCATCGGCTCGCACGGCCAGACCGTGAGCCACGTACCGCCGTCGGCAGGAGCGGGGATTCCCTCGACTTTACAGATAGGCGAGCCCGACGTCATTGCCGAGCGGACGGGCATTACGACGATCGGCGATTTCAGGACGCGGGACGTCGCCGCGGGAGGGGAGGGCGCCCCGCTCGTGCCCTACGCGGATTACATACTTTTCTCGAAGCCGGGCGAAACGAGAATCGCACAGAATATCGGCGGCATAGCGAACGCCACCGTGATAACCGGGCACATGGACGGCGTGACTGCGTTCGACACCGGCCCCGGCAACATGCTGATGGACAGGATAATGACGCTCGCGTCCGGAGGGAAAGAAAGATTCGACAGGAACGGCGAGGAGGCTTCCAGGGGCAAGGTTAACGAGGCTCTTTTAAAGGAGCTACTGTCGGACCCATACTATACGAAGCAGCCCCCGAAATCGACCGGGGAAGAGCTCTTCGGGAGCGCCGTGGCCGAGAGGCTCTACGGAATGGTCGAAGGCGGCAAGCTCACTCTCGGCGATCTCATGGCCACGGTTCTCGCGCTCACAGTCGAATCCATATCGCTCTCCTATGAAGAATTCATATTCCCCGGGCACGAGGTAGGCGAGGTGATTCTAAGCGGCGGCGGATGCAGGAACGCCTTTCTGGTCGATAAGCTCCGGGAGAGACTAGGCGGCATCGAACTGACGACGACCGACGCCTACGGCATCCCGGCCGACGCCAAAGAGGCGGTCGCCTTCGCGATACTGGCGAACGAGTGCATCTCGGGGAACGCCGGCAACCTGCCCGGCGTCACGGGGGCGAGGCGGAGCGTGCCGCTGGGGAAAATATCGCCCGGAGGCCTCGGCTAAGACGTATACGTGATGAGCATTAAATCATGGCTCGATAAACGGGGGAATATAGACGCATCCGATTTAGACCTTTCCCGAAAGGTCGGCCAGGCCGTGATGCCCAGGCTGGATTTCAAGGTGGACGGCTCGCTAGAGCTTGCGAAGAAGCTGGTCAGGGAATTTCATGTCGGGGGATTCATAATCTTCGGCGGCAATACGGAATCCGTCCGAACCGCCGTAGAGGAGCTCCAGGCCGTGTCCGAGGTCCCTCTCCTCTTCGGATGCGACGCCGAAAGGGGCCTGGGGCAGATCGTTTCCGGCGGCTCGATCTTCCCTTTTACGATGGCTCTCGGCGCGGCCGGCGACGAGGGGCTCGTTTATTCCGAAGCGCTGTTAACGGCGCGAGAGATGAGGGGGTGCGGCTTCAATCTCGTCTTTGCCCCTGTCCTCGACGTGAATTCGAACTCAGAAAATCCGATAATCAACATCCGTTCTTACGGCGACGATCCGGGACTCGTATCCCGTATGGGAGGTGCATTCATAAGGGGCTGCCGCGACGGCGGTATATTCTCCTGCGGGAAGCACTTCCCCGGGCACGGGAGCGCGGCGGCGGACTCCCATTCCGAGCTCCCCGTGCTGACGCTCACTCGTGAGGAGCTTTTCGGGCGTGACCTGAACCCCTTCCGGAGCGCTATAGCCGAAGGGATCGATATGCTCATGACGGCGCACGTCGCCCTCCCCGGGATAACCGGGAGCGGCGAACCGGCCACTATTTCGGAGAAGGTTGTGAAGAGTATGCTCCGGGACGAGCTCGGATACGACGGAGTCGTGATAACAGACTCGTTTCGAATGTCCGGCATAAACGGGCTTGGAGGCGGGGCGGGCCTATCGCTACGCGCCCTTAAAGCGGGCTGCGACATAATCCTCGACCCGCTGGACCCGTACACGCTCCTTAAAGGATTGAACGAAGCCGCAGCCGAAGGAGCACTCGGCGAGGAAGTCATACTCGAGGCAGTGAACAGAATTATTTCGCTCAAGAAATCCCTCCCCGAGGGGCTGCCTGGAATTACTGCGCAATCGAAGGAAGAAGGACGAAAGCTCTCACGGCTCATAACGGAGAAGTCGGTTTCGATACTCAGGGGCGGAAGCTTAAGATCAGGGCGCGCCGTCCTCTGCACGTTCGACGTAACTGAGTCCGGGCAGGACACAGCAGCCGTATTCGCCGGCAGGCTTCGCGACGCCGGAGTCGTTTTCGAAGAGGTCAACGTAACCGCGTCTACGGATGTTGATAGACTCTCCGGCGACGCCGGGGATGATACCGCGCTCATATGCGCCGTCTTCACGACTGTCGGCGCGTGGAAGAAGCAGTTCTCGCTCCCCGACTCCATGAGGGCCGCACTGAAGCGGCTGTCCTCGGCCTCCGGAGAAAGCGCCCTCCTTTCGTTCGGCTCGCCCTACGTTGTGCGGGGTCTGGACGGCTTCGGCACGGTAATCTGTGCGTTCGATTCACTCCCGGAATGCCAGTCTGCGGCCGCCGGCGTACTTCTGGGAACCACCCCGGCCGTCGGCAGAATCCCGGTCGCCGCGTTATAGCGGCTGTTCCCGTTCTTTCCTATCGGGTAAATTACACCTCCAATGAACGCCGGCCTGAACTCGGTTTTCTCGTCCCTATCTCCGCTCGACTGGGCCATAGTGGCGGCCTACCTCCTGATTTCTCTCTTCGTCGGGATTTACTTCACGCGCCGCGCGAGCAGCAGCATGTCGTCTTATTTCGTCACCGGGCGTAATCTCTCGTGGTGGCTGCTCGGCACGTCGATGGTTGCGACGACGTTCGCCGCCGATACGCCTCTAGCCGTGACGGGATGGATAAGGACGGACGGCATATGGAAGAACTGGTTCTGGTGGAACTATATATTCAGCCACGTGTTCATAGCCCTCGTCTTCGCCAGGCTCTGGAGAAGGGCCGACGTCATAACGGACAACGAGCTCAACGAAATCCGCTACAGCGGGAAGCCCGCGGCGTTCCTCAGGGGATTCAAGGCCTTTTACTACTCCACCCTCTTTAACTTCATCGTCATGGGCTGGGTGATAAGCGCGATGGCCAA contains:
- a CDS encoding anhydro-N-acetylmuramic acid kinase; this translates as MIKDLMLLFRKKERVVTGLISGTSMDGIDAALVRIRGKGAGTEIELLEFTCVPYTPEITARLGRLRQGCTPGDISELNFLVGEAFAGAALAVMEKAGLAPNDVDLIGSHGQTVSHVPPSAGAGIPSTLQIGEPDVIAERTGITTIGDFRTRDVAAGGEGAPLVPYADYILFSKPGETRIAQNIGGIANATVITGHMDGVTAFDTGPGNMLMDRIMTLASGGKERFDRNGEEASRGKVNEALLKELLSDPYYTKQPPKSTGEELFGSAVAERLYGMVEGGKLTLGDLMATVLALTVESISLSYEEFIFPGHEVGEVILSGGGCRNAFLVDKLRERLGGIELTTTDAYGIPADAKEAVAFAILANECISGNAGNLPGVTGARRSVPLGKISPGGLG
- a CDS encoding sulfotransferase, with the protein product MADSPIFIVGCPRSGTKLIRDLLRSHSNITFPPESHFIPRLYKLYGNPRSENEAVKIASAILDIHWVKGFGLSLTPSSFSGCRGYGEIVSGIFREWARMEGKPRWGDKTPQYVTDIPALVEIFPGCKIIHIYRDGRDVALSLMSTWFGSGNVYSAARAWKHMMEKGLRDGHRAGPERYLEIRYETLIERPRETMEKVCEFIGEPFSEAVLAPSFIESEVKRNRPGGYGTKTKILKGNHGKWRNRMSEADRSVFESMAGDLLDELGYETEGRARRIAAHEKLFWTAQDYCKFIWGRRNRIAARGWLRSELFLRWADLMGSPRQKDGQ
- a CDS encoding glycoside hydrolase family 3 N-terminal domain-containing protein; the encoded protein is MSIKSWLDKRGNIDASDLDLSRKVGQAVMPRLDFKVDGSLELAKKLVREFHVGGFIIFGGNTESVRTAVEELQAVSEVPLLFGCDAERGLGQIVSGGSIFPFTMALGAAGDEGLVYSEALLTAREMRGCGFNLVFAPVLDVNSNSENPIINIRSYGDDPGLVSRMGGAFIRGCRDGGIFSCGKHFPGHGSAAADSHSELPVLTLTREELFGRDLNPFRSAIAEGIDMLMTAHVALPGITGSGEPATISEKVVKSMLRDELGYDGVVITDSFRMSGINGLGGGAGLSLRALKAGCDIILDPLDPYTLLKGLNEAAAEGALGEEVILEAVNRIISLKKSLPEGLPGITAQSKEEGRKLSRLITEKSVSILRGGSLRSGRAVLCTFDVTESGQDTAAVFAGRLRDAGVVFEEVNVTASTDVDRLSGDAGDDTALICAVFTTVGAWKKQFSLPDSMRAALKRLSSASGESALLSFGSPYVVRGLDGFGTVICAFDSLPECQSAAAGVLLGTTPAVGRIPVAAL
- the murQ gene encoding N-acetylmuramic acid 6-phosphate etherase — encoded protein: MAESRKTGHLLTERVNPRTEKLDELPALGIVESIISEDGTIVSAIEKEKENIARAVELITERLGRGGRLVFIGAGTSGRLGVIEAAECPPTFGTDPDTILGIIAGGRKAVWRSAEGAEDSSEEARKKLERIDLKKKDVLVGIAASGGTPFVEGALAYAQKKGSGRILVTCNPVETIVPEVVISLLVGPEVITGSTRMKAGTATKMVLNMLTTASMVRLGKTYGNLMVDVRAGSAKLRDRAKRLVVMITGVGEERAAELLHGSKWDVKAAIVMGIKNADYKKARKLLKEHGGFLRAVIGQARK